A genomic window from Populus alba chromosome 19, ASM523922v2, whole genome shotgun sequence includes:
- the LOC118027742 gene encoding protein PARALOG OF AIPP2 isoform X1, whose product MRGPLDETQKKCMESSQVEKGLGQPSMRRKVRTSAESGTCNVCSAPCSSCMHLNLACMGSKGDEFSDETCRVTASSQYSNNDGDGLVSFKSRAHDSLQHTTSEASNLLSVSSSHDSLSENAESKVNRKSSDADASAESQMCPKMSSGRAVAEDQFSPKAESFPDQKTFSKNNVDSKSEEGHDDNMSCVSRANDASKVVSYYNMNLDMKNCLHSSALEVEGSGKAPFSHKSGSFETPSNDVDACSSSPKVQTKCLSSNSNGKHLDEDPSLHDHGKRFECPTEQVNLSLSKEASANSDCVGNLAAHNIADDNANGKSTLNADSSKVSCKINSKLELEADKDSGDQADEGFKCSDQVEQKEKLNESDELADMQGPMLQSASGDESDESEILEHDVKVCDICGDAGREDFLAICSRCTDGAEHIYCMREMLQKLPEGDWLCEECKLAEEAENQKQDAEEKRMNVASTQSSGKRHAEHMELASAPKRQATESSLASPKSCSPSRIAAVSRDTSFKSLDKGKVKIAHQTSFGNRSNIDIPEIARPSVNGPHVQTPKGALLKSKSFNTLNSKMKVKLVDEVPQKHKGARESSLDMKEGTARMMRKSMSFISASSGRSSTNELKVKMLSSKFSHIQDSRGLKQVKDRDAVDRKKLLRLGRPPGSSMTSSAVVSTPKVDQGFTPRGESVIASSTGNNRELKSAHSNGKLGTLSRSTSNVGCKGADTPVTSVQASSKNGISSNSAEQKLNQISPKDEPSSSSWNAASNATENLQDGLPRSRESSNQGEKARENSLSRLRSAGITGLKNVTCQKCKEICHATENCTVVSPLASGTDVSASRIPREEMSKGRKLKAAIEAVAMLKKPGIYRKKKEIDQSNGLSSSNVDESGEIASQDQRSVLNKMSEGTDEGQANTGDSSSEFCKSTIINNVKQLNEHSNDAVCPFKVGSDSIAPYLGKPVQDSAEKSVLTKMGSDSTSPYLGKPVHASSSEFCKSTNFTNVKQLNEHSNDAVCHFKVGSDSITPYLGKPVHASAEKSVLTKMESDSTAPYLGKLVHASSSEFCKSKNINNVNQLNEHSNEAVCPFKVGSDSIAPYLGRSVHASAEKSVLTKMSAIPEHEYIWQGVFEVHRAEKVIDLYDGIQAHLSTCASPKVLDVVSKFPHKIKLDEVPRISTWPRQFLVTGAKEENIALYFFAKNFESYENYKRLLDNMIKKDLALKGSFEGVEFFIFPSTQLPENSQRWNMLYFLWGVFRGRRSDCSDSFKKLVMPSLNGVPRDKDIPAAVMTSSENLCVPECIVKNTSACDRPCSSDVHLAANAPEKPSVSLNGNSDDKVFNSQTNLEKQDGKIDSRSLTKIRGSSSPWCPEARCSSPSPEEVGPPRCSLDVDPKPCTEVTRTNSVSDVKEIQIHEGASCLGEDMPSFKIFGVGSQNSGCRRIFGEDKIVDRTFSDKDNIIVERDLNEDNVNMDVETFSGKGPRKRPFLYLSDTAPLISSSMTHKAPWNKEDNNNNTLVDGESISKKLKTGFSGLHGGSGSRDEISLSGSFASQTCDLGSSSSVEERSYDKASAEKVILEDLGTSERHFFPVDSHHVKDSQLPAISMPWNTSNDEDQVHDGIPNLELALGAETKSPNKGILPFFGMAEKNHIQNKPPDKVMNKEEDDDGVSASLSLSLSFPFPDKEQTVKPVSKPEQLVPERCHVNTSLLLFRGLPDI is encoded by the exons at GCGAGGGCCATTAGACGAAACTCAGAAGAAGTGCATG GAATCATCACAGGTTGAAAAAGGATTAGGCCAACCTTCCATGAGACGGAAAGTTCGTACCAGTGCTGAGTCTGGGACCTGTAATGTGTGCTCTGCTCCCTGTTCATCTTGTATGCATCTTAACCTAGCCTGTATGGGATCAAAGGGTGATGAGTTTTCTGATGAAACCTGTCGTGTAACTGCATCAAGTCAGTATTCTAATAATGATGGTGATGGTTTAGTCTCGTTTAAAAGTAGAGCACATGACAGCTTACAGCATACCACCAGTGAAGCAAGCAACCTGCTCAGTGTCAGTTCAAGTCATGATTCTCTGTCTGAAAATGCAGAAAGTAAAGTAAACAGAAAGTCATCTGATGCTGATGCGTCAGCTGAGTCTCAGATGTGTCCGAAGATGTCCTCTGGTAGAGCTGTTGCAGAGGATCAGTTTTCTCCAAAAGCAGAGAGTTTTCCAGATCAGAAAACTTTCTCAAAGAACAATGTGGATTCTAAATCTGAAGAGGGCCATGATGATAACATGTCATGTGTTAGTAGAGCTAATGATGCAAGCAAAGTGGTTAGTTATTATAACATGAATTTAGACATGAAAAATTGTTTGCACAGTTCAGCTTTAGAAGTGGAAGGATCTGGAAAGGCACCATTTTCTCATAAATCAGGTTCATTTGAGACTCCTTCAAATGATGTTGATGCATGCAGTAGCTCACCAAAGGTCCAGACTAAGTGCCTTTCCTCTAATTCAAATGGTAAACATTTAGATGAAGATCCATCTTTACATGACCATGGAAAACGGTTTGAATGTCCAACAGAACAAGTCAATCTGTCATTGTCAAAAGAAGCATCAGCTAATAGTGATTGTGTTGGCAACTTGGCTGCACACAACATTGCTGATGACAATGCAAATGGTAAAAGTACCCTCAATGCAGATAGTTCCAAGGTTTCAtgtaaaatcaattcaaaattagaaTTAGAGGCAGACAAAGATAGCGGGGACCAAGCAGATGAGGGTTTTAAATGTTCTGACCAAGTTGAACAAAAAGAGAAGTTGAATGAGTCAGATGAGTTAGCAGATATGCAGGGGCCTATGTTGCAATCTGCATCTGGGGATGAGAGTGACGAGTCTGAAATTCTGGAACATGAT GTAAAAGTGTGTGATATTTGCGGGGATGCAGGTCGGGAGGATTTTCTTGCTATATGTAGTAGGTGCACAGATGGTGCAGAACACAT CTATTGTATGCGAGAGATGCTTCAGAAACTTCCTGAAGGTGACTGGTTGTGTGAAGAATGCAAGTTGGCTGAGGAAGCTGAAAATCAAAAGCAAG aTGCTGAGGAAAAAAGGATGAATGTAGCAAGTACTCAGAGCTCTGGCAAGAGACATGCAGAACATATGGAGCTGGCTTCAGCACCCAAAAGGCAGGCAACTGAATCAAGTTTGGCATCACCCAAGTCATGCAGTCCTAGCAGAATAGCTGCAGTGTCTCGGGATACTTCATTCAAGAGCTTAGATAAGGGAAAAGTGAAGATAGCTCATCAAACATCTTTTGGCAATCGCTCCAATATTGATATTCCGGAAATTGCACGCCCTTCTGTGAATGGTCCACATGTTCAAACTCCCAAGG GGGCCTTATTGAAGTCCAAATCGTTCAACACCTTAAATTCCAAAATGAAAGTGAAACTTGTTGATGAAGTTCCTCAAAAACATAAGGGCGCTAGAGAGAGTTCTCTTGATATGAAGGAGGGGACTGCTAGAATGATGAGGAAAAGTATGTCATTTATATCTGCAAGCTCAGGCCGATCCAGCACTAATGAGTTGAAAGTTAAAATGCTTTCATCCAAATTCTCTCACATTCAAGATTCAAGAGGATTGAAACAAGTGAAAGACCGGGATGCtgttgatagaaaaaaattgttgagaTTGGGTCGCCCTCCAGGTAGTTCAATGACAAGTAGTGCTGTTGTTTCAACACCTAAGGTCGATCAAGGGTTCACTCCTCGTGGTGAAAGTGTCATAGCATCATCCACAGGCAACAACAGAGAGTTGAAGTCCGCACATTCTAATGGAAAATTGGGTACCCTATCAAGATCAACTAGCAATGTAGGTTGTAAAGGTGCAGATACTCCAGTTACTTCAG TTCAAGCCTCATCTAAAAATGGAATAAGCAGTAATTCTGCGGAACAAAAATTGAACCAAATTAGCCCCAAGGATGAACCCTCATCCAGTTCTTGGAATGCTGCCAGTAATGCTACTGAAAATTTGCAAGATGGCCTGCCTCGATCTCGGGAATCATCAAATCAAGGTGAAAAGGCTAGGGAAAATTCTCTCAGTCGCTTGAGATCTGCTGGTATAACTGGGTTGAAAAATGTCACTTGTCAAAAGTGCAAGGAAATTTGTCATGCTACAGAAAATTGCACTGTTGTTAGTCCTTTGGCTTCTGGTACTGATGTATCTGCTTCTAGAATTCCTAGAGAGGAGATGAGCAAAGGTAGAAAATTGAAAGCTGCAATTGAGGCTGTTGCTATGCTTAAGAAGCCTGGAATAtacagaaagaagaaagaaattgatcAATCCAATGGGTTGTCCTCATCAAATGTGGATGAAAGTGGCGAGATAGCTTCTCAAGATCAGCGCTCAGTTTTAAATAAGATGAGTGAAGGAACAGATGAAGGGCAAGCAAATACCGGTGATTCTTCCTCTGAGTTTTGCAAATCGACAATTATTAATAATGTGAAGCAGCTTAATGAGCACTCCAATGATGCTGTTTGTCCTTTCAAGGTGGGGTCAGATTCTATCGCCCCTTATTTGGGAAAGCCTGTTCaagattcagcagaaaagtctGTCCTTACAAAGATGGGGTCAGACTCCACTTCCCCTTACTTGGGAAAGCCTGTTCATGCTTCGTCCTCTGAGTTCTGCAAATCAACAAATTTTACTAATGTGAAGCAGCTTAATGAGCACTCCAATGATGCTGTTTGTCATTTCAAGGTGGGGTCAGATTCTATCACCCCTTATTTGGGAAAGCCTGTTCATGCTTCAGCAGAAAAGTCTGTCCTTACAAAGATGGAGTCAGATTCTACTGCCCCTTACTTGGGAAAGCTTGTTCATGCTTCTTCCTCTGAGTTCtgcaaatcaaaaaatattaataatgtgAATCAGCTTAATGAGCACTCCAATGAAGCTGTTTGTCCTTTCAAGGTGGGGTCAGATTCCATTGCCCCTTATTTGGGAAGGTCTGTTCATGCTTCAGCAGAGAAGTCTGTCCTTACAAAGATGTCAGCTATCCCAGAGCATGAATATATCTGGCA GGGGGTGTTTGAAGTGCATAGAGCTGAAAAGGTTATTGACTTATATGATGGAATTCAAGCACATCTATCTACCTGTGCATCTCCTAAAGTCCTTGATGTGGTTAGCAAATTCCCCCATAAAATTAAGTTGGATGAAGTACCTCGCATAAGCACATGGCCGAGACAATTCCTTGTCACTGGTGCCAAAGAGGAAAATATTGCTCTTTACTTCTTTGCAAAGAATTTTGAAAG TTATGAGAACTACAAGAGATTGTTAGACAACATGATTAAAAAGGATTTGGCCCTCAAAGGATCATTTGAAGGTGTTGAATTCTTCATATTCCCATCCACACAGCTTCCAGAGAACTCACAGC GCTGGAACATGTTATATTTCTTGTGGGGAGTGTTCAGGGGAAGGAGATCTGATTGTTCAGATTCATTCAAGAAGTTAGTTATGCCCAGTTTGAATGGGGTGCCCAGGGACAAAGACATTCCCGCTGCAGTCATGACTTCATCTGAGAATCTCTGTGTGCCTGAATGTATAGTTAAAAATACATCTGCATGTGACCGTCCATGTTCTTCTGATGTGCATCTTGCAGCAAATGCTCCTGAGAAACCAAGTGTTTCCTTAAATGGGAACTCTGATGACAAAGTATTTAATTCACAGACCAACCTAGAGAAGCAAGATGGTAAAATTGACTCCAGATCGTTGACAAAGATTCGAGGAAGCAGTAGCCCATGGTGCCCAGAAGCTAGATGCAGCAGTCCTTCCccg GAAGAAGTTGGTCCACCTAGGTGCAGTCTGGATGTGGACCCGAAACCCTGTACTGAGGTAACTCGGACTAATTCTGTCTCTGATGTGAAGGAGATACAAATTCATGAAGGTGCTTCATGTCTTGGAGAAGATATGCCATCCTTCAAGATTTTTGGTGTTGGTAGTCAAAATTCAGGCTGCAGGAGGATTTTTGGTGAGGATAAAATAGTTGATAGAACATTCAGTGACAAAGATAATATTATAGTTGAAAGGGACTTGAATGAAGATAACGTGAATATGGATGTGGAGACTTTCTCAGGGAAAGGTCCAAGGAAACGACCATTTTTGTATTTGTCAGATACTGCACCACTGATTTCGAGTAGCATGACTCATAAGGCTCCGTGGAATAaggaagataataataataatacattggTGGATGGAGAGAGCATCAGTAAGAAGCTGAAGACGGGTTTTAGTGGGCTACATGGGGGTAGTGGTTCAAGAGATGAAATTTCTTTGAGCGGTAGTTTTGCTTCACAGACATGTGATTTGGGTTCCAGCTCCTCCGTTGAGGAGAGGAGCTATGACAAAGCATCTGCTGAAAAAGTTATCTTGGAGGACCTGGGAACTAGTGAAAGGCACTTCTTTCCCGTGGATTCACATCATGTCAAGGATAGTCAGTTGCCTGCTATCTCCATGCCCTGGAACACATCAAATGATGAGGATCAAGTTCACGATGGGATTCCAAATCTTGAGCTTGCCTTAGGAGCCGAGACAAAATCCCCAAACAAGGGAATCCTGCCTTTCTTTGGAATGgctgaaaaaaatcatatccagAACAAGCCTCCAGACAAGGTAATGAacaaggaagaagatgatgatggtgtCTCTGCTTCCCTTTCCCTCTCCCTCTCATTCCCATTCCCAGACAAGGAACAAACGGTAAAACCTGTTTCAAAACCTGAGCAACTTGTGCCTGAAAGGTGTCATGTGAATACTTCACTGCTCCTCTTTAGGGGCCTTCCAGATATCTAG